In Candidatus Desulfofervidus auxilii, one genomic interval encodes:
- the atpG gene encoding ATP synthase F1 subunit gamma: MPALRDIKRKIEAVKKTEQITRAMNMVAAAKLRSAQAKMEGFRVYADKYKEVIGRLSSVSGVSPAQFPLLQRREEVKSIHLVLLTADRGLCGAFNANLINRAEKFIGATKGEGKNIFLTIIGRRGVSYFKRYYSELIKNTYQDIVGKIDYTFVSRFAQELVSSFLSEEADEVAIIYTQFLSMVRQVPTVEILLPLGAEGVSEETSEVEYIYEPKAQEILKQILPKSINVRLYSYFLENEVSEHASRMRAMDNATSNCKEMVRELTLVFNKLRQANITRELMDIVGGAEALKG, translated from the coding sequence ATGCCAGCCTTAAGAGATATAAAAAGGAAAATAGAAGCAGTTAAAAAGACAGAACAAATTACCCGTGCCATGAATATGGTAGCAGCAGCGAAGTTGCGGAGTGCACAGGCAAAGATGGAAGGTTTCCGGGTTTATGCAGATAAATATAAAGAGGTAATAGGGAGGCTTTCCTCTGTTAGCGGAGTTAGTCCTGCTCAATTTCCTCTTTTGCAGAGACGGGAAGAGGTGAAGAGTATTCATTTGGTATTACTTACCGCAGATAGAGGCCTTTGTGGGGCATTTAATGCCAATTTAATTAATAGAGCAGAAAAATTTATTGGAGCTACCAAGGGAGAAGGGAAGAACATTTTTTTGACCATTATAGGCCGTCGTGGTGTATCTTATTTTAAAAGGTATTATTCAGAGCTAATAAAAAATACCTATCAAGACATAGTAGGAAAAATAGATTATACATTTGTAAGTCGTTTTGCGCAAGAATTGGTATCTTCTTTTCTCTCTGAAGAAGCAGATGAAGTTGCTATAATTTATACCCAATTTTTGAGTATGGTAAGGCAGGTGCCCACAGTAGAAATACTCCTTCCTCTTGGTGCAGAAGGTGTTAGTGAAGAGACCTCTGAAGTAGAATATATTTATGAACCAAAGGCACAGGAAATTTTGAAACAGATTTTACCTAAGAGCATCAATGTGCGGTTATATAGTTATTTCCTTGAAAATGAAGTCTCTGAGCATGCATCCCGAATGAGGGCTATGGATAATGCCACCAGCAATTGTAAAGAGATGGTAAGGGAATTAACCCTAGTTTTTAATAAATTGAGACAGGCAAATATCACCAGAGAATTGATGGATATTGTTGGTGGTGCAGAGGCCTTAAAAGGATAA
- the atpA gene encoding F0F1 ATP synthase subunit alpha: protein MQIRAEEISEIIKQQIKGFEKEIDVSETGVVLSVGDGIARVYGLEKCEALELIEFPGEIYGLALNLEEDNVGIAIMGEDIHIKEGDIVKRTGRIAQIPVGDAVIGRVIDPVGRPLDGKGPIEAKEFRRIEFKAPGVIERQPVKEPCYTGLKAIDAMTPIGRGQRELIIGDRQIGKTAICIDAILAQKETDVYCIYVACGQKRSTVATIVDTLQRYGAMEYTTVVSATASDPATLQYIAPYSGCAIGEYFRDTKRHALILYDDLTKQAWAYRQVSLLLRRPPGREAYPGDIFYNHSRLLERAAKLNEELGGGSLTALPIIETQQGDVSAYIPTNVISITDGQVYLEPGLFFAGVRPAINVGLSVSRVGGAAQVKAMKQVAGSLRLDLAQYRELAAFAAFGSELDKATQKQLERGARLVEILKQPQYQPLPLEKQVTIIYAGVRGFLDEFPVEVLREYEEELYPFIESKYPQIFSSIKEKNEIDKATDELMAKALTEFNAEFKTKKGLS, encoded by the coding sequence ATGCAAATTAGAGCAGAAGAAATCAGCGAAATTATTAAGCAACAAATTAAAGGGTTTGAAAAGGAGATTGATGTCAGCGAGACTGGAGTGGTGCTTTCTGTAGGTGATGGAATTGCCCGTGTTTATGGTTTGGAGAAATGTGAGGCCTTGGAGCTAATAGAGTTTCCTGGAGAAATTTATGGTCTTGCTCTGAATCTTGAGGAAGATAATGTGGGTATTGCTATTATGGGTGAAGACATCCATATTAAGGAAGGGGATATTGTAAAACGCACCGGTAGGATTGCTCAGATTCCAGTAGGAGATGCAGTTATTGGGCGTGTGATTGATCCCGTGGGAAGACCCTTGGATGGGAAAGGTCCTATTGAAGCCAAGGAATTCCGGCGAATTGAGTTTAAAGCCCCAGGGGTTATTGAGAGACAGCCAGTAAAAGAGCCTTGTTATACCGGGCTTAAGGCCATAGATGCTATGACTCCTATTGGACGAGGACAGCGGGAGTTAATTATTGGTGACCGTCAGATTGGCAAAACAGCTATATGTATTGATGCTATTTTAGCCCAGAAGGAAACCGATGTCTATTGCATCTATGTAGCTTGCGGCCAAAAGAGATCCACAGTAGCAACTATTGTGGATACCTTGCAGAGGTATGGAGCCATGGAGTATACTACGGTAGTCTCTGCTACCGCCAGTGACCCGGCTACATTGCAATACATTGCCCCTTATTCTGGTTGTGCCATTGGAGAATATTTTAGAGATACCAAGAGACATGCCCTAATTCTTTATGATGATCTGACTAAACAAGCTTGGGCTTACCGTCAAGTCTCTTTACTTTTAAGAAGACCACCAGGTCGTGAAGCTTATCCAGGAGATATTTTCTATAATCATTCCCGTCTATTAGAAAGGGCAGCCAAATTGAATGAAGAATTAGGTGGTGGTTCTTTAACTGCATTGCCGATTATTGAAACCCAACAAGGAGACGTTTCCGCTTATATTCCTACCAATGTTATTTCTATCACTGATGGTCAGGTATATTTAGAACCAGGTCTTTTCTTTGCAGGTGTTCGTCCTGCCATCAATGTTGGTCTTTCTGTTTCCCGTGTGGGTGGTGCCGCCCAGGTGAAGGCCATGAAACAAGTAGCAGGTAGTTTAAGGCTAGACTTGGCTCAATATAGAGAATTAGCAGCATTTGCCGCCTTTGGCTCGGAATTAGACAAGGCTACTCAGAAACAACTGGAAAGAGGAGCAAGATTGGTTGAAATTTTGAAGCAACCTCAATATCAACCATTACCCTTGGAGAAACAGGTGACCATTATCTATGCAGGTGTAAGGGGATTCTTGGACGAATTCCCTGTAGAAGTCCTCAGAGAATACGAAGAGGAGTTATATCCATTTATTGAGTCTAAATATCCGCAGATTTTTAGCAGTATAAAGGAGAAAAATGAGATAGATAAAGCAACAGATGAGTTGATGGCCAAGGCTCTGACCGAATTTAATGCTGAATTTAAGACCAAAAAAGGTTTGTCCTAA
- the atpH gene encoding ATP synthase F1 subunit delta produces the protein MIGIGIARRYATALFKVGLEDNKVEEYGKELKEITDFLEANKDLKSYLITPLFEKSLRKQVLETILEKANLSEIMKRFLTLLFDKKRLLYLKDIFNYYATLLDEYKGICRAELISAVSLTDDILEAIKARLKEVTGKKEVVLEIKEDPQLIGGVVTKIGDMVYDGSIRRQLNILKENLKRGEV, from the coding sequence TTGATAGGAATAGGAATTGCCCGTCGGTATGCAACGGCTCTTTTCAAGGTAGGGTTAGAAGATAATAAAGTAGAAGAGTATGGAAAGGAATTAAAAGAAATCACTGATTTTTTAGAAGCAAATAAGGATTTAAAGTCTTATTTAATTACACCCCTATTTGAAAAGAGCTTGCGTAAACAGGTATTAGAAACTATTCTAGAAAAAGCAAATTTATCAGAAATAATGAAAAGATTTTTAACTCTGCTTTTTGATAAAAAGAGATTGCTTTATCTTAAGGATATTTTTAATTATTATGCCACTTTACTAGATGAATATAAGGGTATTTGTAGGGCGGAACTTATATCAGCTGTTTCTCTTACAGACGATATTTTGGAAGCAATTAAGGCAAGACTAAAAGAAGTAACAGGTAAGAAAGAAGTAGTGTTAGAAATAAAGGAAGACCCCCAGCTTATTGGTGGTGTTGTTACCAAAATAGGGGACATGGTTTATGATGGAAGTATAAGGAGACAATTAAATATTTTAAAGGAAAATTTAAAAAGAGGTGAGGTATAA
- a CDS encoding ATP synthase F0 subunit B, giving the protein MDRNHKVARVFFILVLVCGISLVMGMCYVMATEEHHGPVAHEAAEHEVTHEGHEAHHYTRHQFFDLLWRALNFFIFAAIIYKLTAKPVRNALNQKEEQIKTTLEDLEKEKRLTRQKFLEYEAKLAQLDKEKEKIIKEFIVAGEAEKKRIIEEANKMAEQIKEGAKRAAVQEAKMAKEELRAEIAEMATKMAEDIIKENFKTEDQKKIVEEYLAKMGG; this is encoded by the coding sequence ATGGATAGAAATCATAAGGTGGCACGAGTCTTTTTTATTTTGGTGTTAGTGTGTGGTATTAGCTTAGTGATGGGAATGTGTTATGTTATGGCTACTGAAGAACATCATGGACCAGTTGCTCATGAGGCTGCAGAACATGAAGTAACTCATGAAGGACACGAAGCTCATCATTATACTAGGCATCAATTTTTTGACCTTCTGTGGCGTGCCCTCAATTTTTTCATCTTTGCGGCCATTATCTATAAACTTACTGCCAAGCCTGTGCGTAATGCCTTAAATCAAAAGGAAGAACAGATAAAAACAACTTTAGAAGACCTAGAAAAGGAAAAGCGACTTACTCGCCAAAAATTTCTGGAATATGAAGCAAAGTTAGCTCAATTAGATAAAGAAAAAGAAAAGATTATTAAAGAATTTATTGTTGCTGGAGAGGCTGAGAAAAAAAGAATTATTGAAGAAGCCAATAAGATGGCAGAGCAAATTAAAGAGGGAGCAAAACGCGCAGCAGTGCAAGAGGCCAAGATGGCTAAAGAAGAACTTAGGGCTGAAATTGCAGAAATGGCTACCAAGATGGCTGAAGACATTATAAAAGAGAATTTTAAAACAGAAGACCAAAAAAAGATTGTTGAAGAATATTTAGCAAAGATGGGAGGATAA
- a CDS encoding ATP synthase F0 subunit B, which produces MISITIDKALLIQLVNFLLLIFILNMLLFKPIREAIKKRERKIQSDQDEIGKLQTEAEDRLKQFQLAIEEAKKEGLAKKEALRKAATEEERSLLAKVHSEVEEELTKVKAGIAKEMQETREKLKEEIKVFASDIAEKILGRPLSHG; this is translated from the coding sequence GTGATTAGTATAACTATTGACAAGGCTCTTTTAATCCAGTTGGTTAATTTTCTCTTATTGATTTTTATCTTAAACATGCTTCTCTTTAAGCCTATTCGGGAGGCCATCAAAAAAAGGGAAAGGAAGATACAGTCAGACCAAGATGAAATTGGTAAGCTTCAGACTGAAGCAGAGGATAGGTTAAAGCAATTTCAGTTAGCCATAGAAGAGGCTAAAAAGGAAGGATTGGCTAAAAAAGAGGCATTAAGAAAAGCAGCTACTGAGGAAGAAAGGAGTCTTTTAGCAAAGGTCCATAGTGAAGTTGAGGAGGAATTAACTAAAGTGAAGGCTGGTATTGCTAAAGAAATGCAAGAAACACGTGAAAAATTGAAAGAGGAGATAAAGGTGTTTGCTTCAGATATTGCAGAAAAAATCTTGGGGAGGCCACTTAGCCATGGATAG